The DNA window GCTGCGAGGGCAGTGTGTGTGACCGTTCATCCGACTATGAGGACTTCTGGAGACCTCTGTCATCGGGAACCTCTCCAGGTTGACatgtcattctctctctctctctctctctttcaattcaattcaatatgtgctttattggcatgacaattGTTACAATGTATTGCCAATGCATAGTTTTTACACTTAATCTAAATCAGATATGtactaaacaataaatatatattaaaaataataataaaaagataatataaaacacatgcatttaggctatatacaattaaaaaagaacaaatcaacttTTATTATTCTACGAACAATTCAGTGATGTATTGTGTGTGTAGTCGCAtcactgttttgttttcatttctctctctctctctctcttaactgTTACTGCGGCGGCATGCAGCCTACCCTTTCAAAACAAGCATGTACAGTTTAGATAGCCTATAATGCTGGCTACTTAATGTGTAGActacttttaatgttttaaggTAACCTAAGCACCTTTACTAAAATGTAGGCTcccatttaggggtaaataaggcgTAACTATATTTTAGGGTACAGACCCTTTGACAgctttgtaactttttttgtattgATTTTGCAGTGATGAAAACGCTAATGTGCACAATACTCATAATGCTTtccttttaaaacatttcactctagATCTGGATAAATGCCCAGTGTCTTCTCCAGATGACTCTCAGCCCTTCGATATGACTTTCCGTCCGTATGTTTGGGCCCATTCAACATCCGAACTTAGACACCTCATTCAATCCTGCAATCGTgtttctgtggaatcagaggcaTCAGTGGGGGTGTACGATGCCATGGACAGAAAGCCGGGTGCCCATCTACTCATTGAACCAACACAATCCGGGCGATTTTACCAGGACTATGGCTCTCTGACCACTAATTTGTTGGACAGTAGAGGCTTTTATGCCGACATCAAGATGTCGACCAAAGTAGCAGAAATGGACTCGGAGTCTGATATTATGTGCACGCGTCTTCAGCTAAACGGGTCGTACAAATGTGTTAAATGCACTAAGGtatcaacatttcttatttattaactactaaaaatattttttccaggCTATAGGCTAACCAAGAAGTTGTTGGTGTGAAAAGGCTTAAATATGCTACTAGCCTATATACATAAATACTGGAAAATTGTTTTCTAGACAAATAGCCTAGTAATTATGAATttcttaaaatgtaagtttatttatttgaactaggCCTATtactttatatgaatttaataGATCATTTGGCGCGAAGAGTTAAGGACAAGCTGCTGATAGAAATAGCCTATAGCCTGTCTGCCACTATCAAATGACTGTTTAAAATCAGAGATTTTTAAACAGTTGTAAACATGCTTTTGTTCTTAAACAGGTGTTTTCAACCCCTCATGGGCTAGAAGTTCATGTGCGGCGGTCACATAGTGGCACGAGGCCCTTTGCGTGCGAAACCTGTGGAAAAACCTTCGGCCATGCCGTCAGCCTGGAGCAACATAAAGCTGTACATTCACAAGTAGGGGCCTATGCTTGCAttatcaaaatatgaaaaaattctGCCAGAATAGAAAaacttataaattatttttttccctgcAGGAAAGGGTCTTCAGCTGCAAAATATGCGACAAAAGCTTCAAGAGGTCATCCACTTTGTCCACGCACCTCCTCATCCACTCCGACACCAGACCGTATCCCTGTCAGTACTGCGGCAAACGATTCCACCAGAAATCGGATatgaaaaaacacacattcattcatacaggtaaatttatatttcattaaaataatgcatatacatttttctgCCAAATATTGTTTGTGCAGTGATGAAGGGTTTGTCTATGTGAGTCAAAGTTTTGCTGAgactaaatacagaaaaaaaactattcttcATCCATTTTACAGGAGAAAAGCCCCACAAGTGTCAAGTGTGTGGCAAAGCCTTCAGTCAGAGTTCAAACCTCATCACACACAGCAGAAAACACACAGGATTCAAGCCTTTTGGATGCGAACTTTGTGGCAAAGGCTTTCAGCGCAAAGTAGATCTGAGGAGGCACAAAGAAACACAACATGGACTAAAataatttgttgtttgtttgcacATGTGACACTTTGTAGAATTAGAAGACAGCCTAATATTGTGTGGTTTTATGGATTAAGGACATTTAGCTGTCAGAGATTTCAATTCCCGTGTTTTTGTAACAAGCTGTGATATTTTATCTTTGCCAagtactaataaaaaaagaaaaaagaaaaaaaaaatagaaatatattggTTCTtatatttctacttcaaaatatgtattaaatatttaaatggattaaaatgAAATGCTCCATCATAAGATCAATATGTAGGTGAAAAATTTCATCAAGTCTGTAAATACATATTCTTGTGATGGTTGCAATCCTTACAGCAACTTGTTAACAATGTACCTGtcaaacaataacatttaatttatgttgtagaaaaaaacattacagtacaaaatTATCCACTACTTTAAAAATATAACCTGCAATGTGTTGTAAAGCATTTCGAGGTTAAATAAATTTGTTTAGAAAAAAGTCCTGATGTCATCAAGAGCATTTACTTTGCATTTGCATGTAACATACTGGAATTTTTCAGAGTGAAGAATCCTTCAGCAATTccaattaaataatgttttttttcccctaagCATATAAACAATGGAAAGTTACAAACTACTAGATATCATTAATTACTTAAATACAATATTGGGTATTCAAAAAAGCAAATGATGCACAGAATCATTGTTTCAGGTAGGCTTTTAATATCAACTCTAAATGTGTGTGGTACATTATGTTTGTGGAGTAACACAGGGTTTGAAGAGCAGCGTGAGATTGTGTAGATCTTTGTCCTCCAGTTTCAACTCGCTCATGAGAGAGGAGATGTACTCCAATGAAGATGGACTTGCCAGTGACTCTCTTAGCAATGGGGACACTTCTGTTAATCTGAACAAATAAACATCTTTAGCACCACAGGCATGTATACAGATATGTTTCAAAACAAAGGTTAGAGAGGATAGAGAGCACTTCGAAATTGTCACAGACAGAATATTTAACTTCAGTACAATTAAGTACACACCTGTTAATTAAATGATCTGTTTAGGTAGTGAAAATAATGATTCAATGtaaaattaaacacaaacacctgcatttatgCTACTTTAAGAAGTCATCCATCCATAGTTCTTTCTCGAAGAGAAAAAGGGTTATTGCAGCAGCTCGGATTCAACCTGTTCTACAGTTTCTGGTGCTTTATCTATTATTGAACTGCTCTCAACAAAAGCCCACAGGCCAGTGGCACACCTGACATAAGGCACAGAGAGGTTTGCTTCCAAATTATTCATGAAGGGAAAATAACAGGCCCATTGCTGATAAACAGATTGAAAGCCTCAAATGGTCTCTGAAACTAAATGTAGATGAGCAGCCAAAAAACAGTCTGAAATACACGGAGATCACACCAGTGAACAGTTATTTCCaacaaataatgttattaaagGTATTTTCCAGCACATCATTCCAAACATGCCGTTTCAAAGCTAACACTTTAGATTTAGTAACAAACTATCTCCCAAGaattttcccttaataaatgtcTTATTTATAGCAAGAAAGGTAGTCACTGTAGTAGTTATGTTTGGATATGATGTggggttaagggatctagaatacgTTCATGCAGAATGagccattaatatgtgctttaaaagcattaataaacagccaatatgcatgctaataagcaactagttaataatgaaTAGTGATCCCTAATCTAAAGTTACCAAACAAAGTTATACCACATACTTTGGGTTTTTTCAGAACATCACAACTATCACCTGCTGATGCACACTTGTTCTTATGGGATCTAATAACCAAACAAAGCTTTTCTTTGATGAACTAACTGGTGAAATTCTCTAGCCAGTCAATAATAAATCAGAGCCGTGTCTTTAGGCAGATCTTTAAATGAGAAGTGGTTTAATTGAGGTTGTGTGTTGGCTCTTCAGGTGGAATGTTTCCCATGCTGTTACTGCAGCATCACGGATCCACAGCAATCAGGCCGTGATAAGATACGGGCTTCTGTTGACACAGACAGGGAGCAGCACGGAACTCTCCTCAGAGTTAGCGCCTCTGTCAAGCATTCATAAACCTGAGGGAAGTCGTACACGCCACCTGGCACTTTACAAACATGACTTTGTAGCCTTTTCtaccacacacacattaaacGCACTTTAAAACTAAGTAATTTCCTTTAATAGAACTGCAAGATGGCATTCTGAAACTATCgagtcaatgacaaataagagtGTTACTAGTAAATCAAACAaccttgtttttaaatgtgcaaaattttaattattaacattttcctACACCATATATAAATGTGAGTCTGCACACCTTAATTTAAgatataaatgtgtatgtatatacacaaatatcatgaattattatattttggggAGTCACagctaattacattttacaaccgAGCTAAACTTGCCTGGCCATACAAAGaccaaattatattttagagACTTGCACATAGTTATGATGGTCAAAACAGTGGTGCTTTTTATGATATTTAGATTttcaattagttttatttttttctgcacgTAGGTAGGActacatgacttttttttaaataagagagTCAGTAAATCTctttctatatgtgtgtgtatacatacgtgcataaactctctctctctctctctctctatatatatatttatatatatatatatatatatatatatatatatatatatatatatatatatatatatatatatata is part of the Carassius auratus strain Wakin chromosome 27, ASM336829v1, whole genome shotgun sequence genome and encodes:
- the gfi1aa gene encoding growth factor independent 1A transcription repressor a, translating into MPRSFLVKSKRAHSYHQPRYLDDICIPIEKLLTCQESQMGQIPECPVEVGNNSPKASMVCTADHSSQQSPLSCEGSVCDRSSDYEDFWRPLSSGTSPDLDKCPVSSPDDSQPFDMTFRPYVWAHSTSELRHLIQSCNRVSVESEASVGVYDAMDRKPGAHLLIEPTQSGRFYQDYGSLTTNLLDSRGFYADIKMSTKVAEMDSESDIMCTRLQLNGSYKCVKCTKVFSTPHGLEVHVRRSHSGTRPFACETCGKTFGHAVSLEQHKAVHSQERVFSCKICDKSFKRSSTLSTHLLIHSDTRPYPCQYCGKRFHQKSDMKKHTFIHTGEKPHKCQVCGKAFSQSSNLITHSRKHTGFKPFGCELCGKGFQRKVDLRRHKETQHGLK